One Prosthecobacter sp. SYSU 5D2 DNA window includes the following coding sequences:
- a CDS encoding NAD(P)/FAD-dependent oxidoreductase yields the protein MKTAQVIIIGAGPVGLMLANFFGDSGIRVLVLDRRIAHPPTSQAIGVTPPSLHLFARLGLADSLIPQGVKIQDCHVHGQTGYLGYASFRKIDPPYRYILSLPQRIHMQALEDRLAKCPSVTLLRGIEVHSVTQASGSSQATCLTNDGEFKADYLIGCDGHRSLLRQAIGASVQRVDYGCHFMMGDFTDHSSLQEEAHLWFTAAGAVESFPLPQGLRRWIVQTPQPETSGSFGLISQHVRQRTGHLLPVEHQLNQTYFSPWRLDCTPYHQGRLILCGDAAHVMSPIGGQGMNTGWADAEFLAHALTGILQGRFQAAPVLAAYEKHRRRAAGVAATRAARGMWLGTRTGPISSLLRDASMSHLLFKGPLASHLGPFFAMQTIPFRSLDQVPASVWKNAAIP from the coding sequence ATGAAAACCGCCCAGGTCATCATCATCGGTGCTGGTCCCGTCGGTCTCATGCTGGCCAATTTCTTCGGCGACTCGGGCATCCGCGTGCTCGTGCTGGACCGCCGCATCGCGCATCCGCCCACCTCCCAGGCCATCGGCGTCACCCCGCCCTCCCTGCATCTTTTTGCCCGGCTCGGCCTGGCGGATTCCTTGATCCCCCAGGGAGTGAAAATCCAGGACTGCCACGTCCACGGCCAGACCGGTTATCTCGGCTACGCCTCCTTTCGGAAAATAGACCCGCCTTACCGCTACATCCTCTCCCTGCCCCAGCGCATCCACATGCAGGCGCTGGAGGACCGGCTCGCCAAATGTCCCAGCGTCACCCTGCTGCGTGGCATTGAGGTACACTCCGTCACCCAGGCATCCGGTTCCTCGCAGGCCACTTGCCTAACCAATGATGGCGAATTCAAGGCGGATTATCTCATCGGCTGCGACGGCCACCGCAGCCTCCTCCGCCAGGCCATCGGCGCGAGCGTGCAGCGTGTGGATTACGGCTGCCACTTTATGATGGGCGATTTTACCGACCACAGCAGTCTCCAGGAAGAAGCCCATCTTTGGTTCACCGCCGCCGGTGCTGTCGAATCCTTCCCCCTGCCCCAGGGTCTGCGCCGCTGGATCGTCCAGACGCCGCAGCCTGAGACCTCCGGCAGCTTTGGCCTCATCAGCCAGCACGTCCGCCAGCGCACCGGCCACCTGCTGCCGGTGGAGCATCAGCTCAATCAGACCTACTTCAGTCCCTGGCGCCTCGACTGCACCCCTTATCATCAGGGCCGCCTCATCCTCTGCGGAGATGCTGCCCATGTCATGAGCCCCATCGGTGGCCAGGGCATGAACACCGGCTGGGCAGATGCGGAGTTCCTTGCGCATGCCCTCACCGGCATCCTTCAGGGCCGCTTTCAAGCCGCCCCGGTCCTGGCGGCTTATGAAAAGCATCGCCGCCGTGCTGCCGGTGTCGCCGCCACGCGGGCTGCACGCGGCATGTGGTTAGGCACGCGCACCGGCCCCATCTCCAGCCTGCTGCGGGATGCCAGCATGAGCCATCTCCTGTTCAAAGGCCCCCTCGCTTCTCATCTCGGCCCCTTCTTCGCCATGCAGACCATTCCTTTTCGCAGCCTGGACCAAGTGCCTGCTTCTGTCTGGAAAAACGCCGCTATCCCATAA
- a CDS encoding GntR family transcriptional regulator translates to MTPSPPVRRPAQPKYQLVFENLRKEILSGQYQAGERIPSEAHLEKRFGASRITIGRAVRDLCHQGLVERRAGSGTFVRANGEGRREKRALSFGLMIPDLGRTDIFEFICQGLAEAPHAEEHALLWCNAMPGTPGTGTLERAWQICQQCITRQVAGVFFAPIEEAGEITAAEREGMNTKILAALKAAQIPVVLLDRDAVPFPGRSGLDLVGLDNWRAGMLATNHLLGQGSRRPVFLCSRQRMASSVEERIAGFCAAIAGAGLACEAEQVQRVDLEDEGSLREMVEAVRPDAFVCANDRTAGRLMQVLLGLGIRIPQEVRIMGVDDIPFAGFFSVPLSTLHQPCREIGQVAMQTMLERLKRPEMPARRISLEATLVVRESCGGKISARDEREFLVE, encoded by the coding sequence ATGACACCATCCCCGCCCGTCCGCCGTCCAGCGCAGCCCAAGTACCAGCTCGTTTTTGAAAATTTGCGGAAGGAGATTCTTTCGGGGCAGTATCAGGCGGGGGAAAGGATCCCAAGCGAGGCGCATCTGGAGAAGCGGTTTGGGGCTTCGCGCATCACGATTGGCCGGGCGGTGAGGGACCTCTGCCACCAGGGGCTGGTGGAGCGCCGGGCAGGATCGGGAACGTTTGTGCGGGCCAATGGGGAAGGGAGGAGGGAAAAAAGGGCACTGTCCTTTGGCCTGATGATCCCGGACCTGGGAAGGACTGACATTTTTGAATTCATCTGCCAGGGTCTGGCGGAGGCACCCCATGCGGAGGAGCATGCGCTACTGTGGTGCAATGCCATGCCGGGGACGCCAGGCACAGGGACGCTGGAGCGGGCGTGGCAGATCTGCCAGCAGTGCATCACGCGGCAGGTGGCAGGGGTGTTTTTTGCGCCGATTGAGGAAGCCGGGGAGATCACGGCGGCGGAGCGCGAGGGAATGAACACGAAGATTCTGGCGGCGCTGAAGGCGGCACAGATTCCCGTGGTGCTGCTGGACCGGGATGCGGTGCCTTTTCCAGGACGCAGCGGTCTTGACCTGGTGGGGCTGGACAACTGGCGGGCGGGAATGCTGGCGACGAATCATTTGTTAGGCCAGGGCAGCCGGCGCCCGGTGTTTTTATGCAGCAGGCAGCGGATGGCTTCCTCCGTGGAGGAGCGAATAGCGGGGTTCTGTGCGGCCATCGCAGGAGCGGGGCTGGCATGTGAGGCGGAGCAGGTGCAGCGCGTGGATCTAGAAGATGAAGGGAGCTTGCGGGAGATGGTGGAGGCGGTGAGGCCGGATGCCTTTGTGTGTGCCAATGACCGGACAGCGGGCCGCCTGATGCAGGTGCTGCTTGGCCTGGGAATACGCATCCCGCAGGAGGTGCGGATCATGGGCGTGGATGATATCCCCTTTGCGGGATTCTTTTCCGTGCCTCTTAGCACGCTGCACCAGCCCTGCCGGGAGATCGGCCAGGTGGCCATGCAGACCATGCTGGAGCGCCTGAAGCGGCCGGAGATGCCCGCGCGGCGGATCAGCCTGGAGGCTACGCTGGTGGTGCGAGAGTCTTGCGGTGGAAAAATTTCCGCCAGGGATGAAAGGGAGTTTTTGGTGGAGTGA
- a CDS encoding HAD-IB family phosphatase, whose translation MFKTSDAVTQYLVASDFDKTLSFNDSGLVLSEMMGVPDFEEKVAGLAKINLVQQGAELAYLLRHDPGFRGVRREHLIETGKQVRLKYNVPLLTQILGQQIANCRFQFHVISAGPTEVVRSALEGIVPPERVFGTDFDFDSSTGEISSVRRVPAGYGKVAVLQDLESRLHVSPDRTIYIGDGSSDLYVMQHVNSRDGHTIAVSEAKSIGRIAKRTVLSDHSPSVLVPILEDILKWDSAQIRQLFAAHGLTLQDWDKVRTDWLAFHDELEPPLAVEHRWLGAELKPVHLNGN comes from the coding sequence ATGTTCAAAACATCCGATGCTGTCACGCAATACCTCGTGGCCAGCGACTTCGACAAAACGCTCAGTTTTAACGACTCCGGTCTCGTCCTCAGTGAAATGATGGGCGTCCCCGATTTCGAAGAAAAAGTCGCCGGCCTCGCCAAAATCAACCTCGTCCAGCAGGGCGCGGAACTCGCCTACCTCCTCCGTCACGATCCCGGTTTCCGGGGCGTCCGGCGGGAGCACCTGATTGAAACGGGCAAACAGGTCCGCCTCAAATACAACGTCCCACTCCTCACCCAGATCCTTGGCCAGCAGATCGCCAACTGCCGCTTCCAGTTCCATGTCATCTCCGCCGGCCCTACCGAGGTCGTCCGGTCAGCCCTGGAAGGAATTGTCCCGCCCGAGCGCGTGTTCGGCACCGACTTCGACTTCGACAGCTCCACTGGGGAGATCTCCTCCGTCCGCCGCGTTCCCGCCGGTTATGGCAAGGTGGCCGTTCTTCAGGATCTGGAATCCCGGCTCCATGTCAGCCCGGACCGCACCATCTACATTGGTGATGGCAGCTCGGACCTGTACGTCATGCAGCATGTCAACAGCCGCGACGGCCACACCATCGCCGTGTCCGAGGCCAAATCCATTGGCCGCATCGCCAAGCGCACCGTCCTCAGCGACCACAGCCCCAGCGTTCTTGTCCCCATCCTGGAAGACATCCTCAAATGGGATTCTGCCCAGATCCGCCAGCTCTTCGCGGCCCATGGCCTCACCCTTCAGGACTGGGATAAAGTACGCACCGACTGGCTGGCCTTCCATGACGAGCTGGAACCACCTCTCGCCGTGGAGCATCGTTGGTTAGGCGCTGAACTCAAGCCCGTTCATCTCAATGGAAACTGA